One segment of Ipomoea triloba cultivar NCNSP0323 chromosome 12, ASM357664v1 DNA contains the following:
- the LOC115998181 gene encoding protein FATTY ACID EXPORT 3, chloroplastic-like: MSITAELFGIGNPNPALNRCLKQAPFTAHSYSPASLGFESALRFRHSRCYKAAFSLTPPVHPQGLAPAPLCKTSLGRRSVLSFAASREEPSSKAEVEFEKNDLEKASDESQEAWKQTLESFKEQALKMQSISKEAYEVYSKKAMIVLEETSEKLKIQSEKARHDLSVIAKEISEESKEYLATAAENSPEPVKDIVETFASSSDEFNDISKVLDFYLGIPYGAILSVGGFLSFMVTGSIPAIRFGVILGGALLAFSISSLRSWRKGESSSLALKGQSAIATILFLRQFRLLFQRPCFGNIFMSLVSGSMAAFFAYRIIRDRDQTKGSTLTEN, translated from the exons ATGAGCATAACAGCGGAGCTTTTTGGAATCGGGAACCCTAACCCTGCCTTGAATCGctgcttaaagcaagctccattCACTGCTCACTCTTATTCGCCGGCGTCGCTAGGGTTCGAATCTGCTCTCCGATTCAGACATTCTCGCTGCTACAAGGCGGCCTTTTCTCTGACTCCGCCTGTTCATCCACAAGGCCTTGCCCCCGCCCCATTGTGTAAAACCAGTCTCGGCAGGAGATCTGTTCTCTCATTTGCAGCTTCTCGTGAAGAACCG AGCTCTAAAGCTGAAGTGGAGTTTGAGAAGAATGATCTTGAGAAGGCCAGTGATGAATCGCAAGAAGCATGGAAACAGACTCTAGAGTCCttcaaagaacaagccttgaagaTGCAAAGCATTTCAAAAGAAGCATATGAAGTATATTCCAAGAAAGCTATGATTGTTTTGGAAGAAACTTCTGAGAAATTGAAGATTCAATCTGAGAAGGCGAGGCATGATTTAAGTGTGATTGCAAAGGAAATCAGTGAGGAGAGTAAAGAATATTTAGCCACTGCAGCTGAGAACTCTCCTGAACCCGTAAAGGACATTGTGGAAACATTTGCTTCCTCATCTGATGAATTTAATGACATCTCCAAAGTGCTAGACTTTTACCTTGGAATACCATACG GGGCTATTCTCTCTGTTGGTGGCTTTTTGTCATTCATGGTGACGGGTAGTATCCCTGCCATTAGGTTTGGAGTTATTCTTGGTGGTGCCCTTTTGGCCTTCAGTATCTCAAGTCTAAGATCATGGAGGAAAGGAGAGTCATCTTCTCTAGCCTTAAAAGGGCAGTCGG CAATTGCTACCATCTTATTTCTCAGACAGTTTCGATTGCTGTTTCAG AGACCAtgttttggaaatatttttatgTCACTTGTGAG TGGTTCAATGGCAGCATTCTTTGCCTACAGGATCATAAGAGATCGTGATCAGACCAAGGGTTCAACTTTGACAGAAAATTAG